The following proteins are encoded in a genomic region of Sorangiineae bacterium MSr12523:
- a CDS encoding sigma-70 family RNA polymerase sigma factor, producing MKGTFLPDENKRERLEDAVRHAVETALTDKQREAVELHFFEGLSQSEIARRLGISQQVVQKRLYGAVRHGTTVGGAIARLREVLSPLYSIEQVERES from the coding sequence ATGAAAGGAACGTTTTTACCCGATGAGAACAAAAGGGAAAGACTCGAGGATGCCGTAAGGCACGCGGTCGAAACAGCGCTCACGGACAAGCAGCGTGAGGCTGTGGAGCTTCATTTTTTCGAGGGGCTGTCGCAGTCAGAAATTGCGAGGCGCCTCGGCATTTCGCAGCAGGTCGTGCAAAAACGGCTTTACGGGGCCGTGCGGCACGGAACCACCGTGGGTGGAGCCATTGCGCGGCTGCGCGAGGTGCTTTCGCCGCTCTATTCGATCGAGCAGGTCGAGCGCGAATCATGA
- a CDS encoding cellulase family glycosylhydrolase produces the protein MSPMVRRRFRPAATSLAILGLSCSIACSDNAGEKAAAAEQSLATDYEAEGASISQGVVESNHDGYSGSGFVNYDNVTGSYVQFTVNASAAGATNLTFRFANGTTTNRPMDIAVNGTVVRSGLAFNGTGAWTTWSDATISVNLAAGSNTIRATATTANGGPNLDKLTVGTTTQPSGTPVQANGQLKVCGTKLCNQNGKAIQLRGMSTHGLQWYRQCINSASLDALANDWKADVVRLSMYIQEGGYETNPRQYTDLVHSLIEQVSQRGMYVIVDWHMLEPGDPHYNLSRAKTFFNEIAERHGSRNNILYEVANEPSGVDWARIKSYHEQIIPVIRAKDPDSVILLGTRAWSSLGVSDDANETEVINNPVNASNVLYTFHFYAASHGSEYINALSRAADRIPMFVTEFGTQTASGDGGNNFSRSQQYIDLMASKKISWVNWNYSDDERSGAVFKGGTCPNGPYTGTAPLKEAGVWVRDRTRTPDDF, from the coding sequence ATGTCTCCTATGGTCCGAAGGCGGTTTCGACCCGCCGCGACATCATTGGCAATCCTAGGTCTATCGTGCAGCATCGCGTGCAGTGACAATGCGGGCGAAAAGGCCGCTGCAGCGGAACAATCCCTGGCCACAGACTACGAGGCCGAAGGTGCGAGCATTTCGCAAGGGGTCGTGGAATCCAACCACGATGGGTACAGCGGCTCGGGGTTCGTCAATTATGACAACGTAACGGGCAGTTACGTCCAATTCACGGTCAATGCGTCGGCTGCCGGCGCAACGAATCTCACGTTCCGCTTCGCGAATGGTACGACGACCAATCGGCCCATGGATATCGCGGTAAATGGCACGGTGGTGCGCAGCGGTCTCGCCTTCAATGGCACGGGTGCGTGGACGACGTGGAGCGACGCGACCATCAGCGTCAATCTCGCTGCCGGCTCGAATACCATTCGTGCCACGGCCACCACGGCAAACGGAGGCCCGAATCTTGATAAGCTGACCGTGGGAACCACCACCCAGCCATCGGGCACGCCCGTCCAGGCCAATGGACAATTGAAGGTCTGTGGGACGAAGCTTTGCAATCAGAACGGCAAGGCCATTCAATTGCGCGGTATGAGCACGCACGGCTTGCAATGGTATCGCCAGTGCATCAACTCGGCATCGTTGGACGCTCTGGCCAATGATTGGAAGGCCGACGTCGTCCGTCTTTCGATGTACATTCAAGAGGGCGGCTACGAGACCAACCCGCGCCAGTACACCGATTTGGTGCACTCGCTCATCGAGCAGGTGAGCCAGCGCGGAATGTACGTCATCGTCGATTGGCACATGCTCGAGCCGGGCGATCCGCATTACAACTTGAGCCGCGCGAAGACGTTCTTCAACGAGATCGCCGAGCGGCATGGTTCGCGGAACAACATCCTCTACGAGGTGGCCAACGAACCGAGCGGCGTGGATTGGGCGCGCATCAAGAGCTACCACGAGCAGATCATCCCCGTGATCCGCGCCAAGGATCCCGACTCCGTGATCCTGCTCGGCACGCGGGCGTGGTCGTCCCTGGGCGTCTCCGACGACGCCAACGAGACGGAGGTGATCAACAACCCCGTCAACGCCTCGAACGTGCTCTACACGTTCCACTTCTACGCGGCATCGCACGGGTCCGAGTACATCAACGCCTTGTCGCGCGCGGCCGACCGCATTCCCATGTTCGTGACCGAGTTCGGAACGCAAACGGCGTCCGGCGACGGTGGGAACAACTTTTCGCGGTCCCAGCAGTACATCGACTTGATGGCCAGCAAGAAAATCAGCTGGGTGAACTGGAACTACTCCGATGACGAGCGCTCGGGGGCCGTCTTCAAGGGCGGTACCTGCCCGAATGGGCCGTACACCGGTACCGCCCCACTGAAAGAGGCTGGCGTCTGGGTCCGCGACCGAACACGAACCCCCGACGATTTCTGA
- a CDS encoding nucleotide-binding enzyme, protein MSWERYGGLRAAIAQLAAQIMYGEGVKQYFTAKRIAAKRLLGQTGVRGLRYRPRDLPSNGEIKDALLTLAEEIEGEARTRKLFAMRIAALEAMQELEPFFPRLIGSVATGHVRSGSDIDLHVFAHDEEDVLTHVRTLGWTHEVQRVSIMKHGRVMEFTHILVPDVFPIELTIYAPRELGIRPRSSTDGKPITRLKSSVLRTLIAREHPDEWARYLANGEVPGLEEILELEDDES, encoded by the coding sequence ATGAGCTGGGAGCGCTATGGCGGTCTGCGGGCGGCGATTGCGCAGCTTGCCGCGCAGATCATGTACGGGGAGGGCGTAAAGCAGTATTTCACGGCCAAACGCATCGCGGCGAAGCGTTTGCTCGGCCAAACCGGCGTCCGCGGTCTGCGGTATCGACCTCGGGACCTTCCGTCGAATGGCGAGATCAAAGACGCCTTGTTGACGCTCGCCGAGGAAATCGAGGGCGAGGCCCGCACGCGAAAGCTTTTTGCGATGCGCATTGCGGCGCTGGAGGCGATGCAGGAGCTCGAACCCTTCTTTCCGCGGTTGATTGGCTCGGTGGCCACCGGCCATGTGCGCAGCGGCAGCGACATCGACCTGCACGTGTTCGCGCATGACGAGGAGGACGTGCTCACCCACGTGCGCACGCTCGGATGGACGCACGAGGTGCAACGCGTGAGCATCATGAAACACGGCCGCGTGATGGAATTCACGCACATTTTGGTCCCCGATGTCTTCCCCATCGAGCTCACCATCTACGCCCCGCGCGAGCTGGGCATCCGCCCGCGCAGCAGCACCGACGGAAAGCCGATCACCCGCTTGAAGTCGTCCGTTCTACGCACGCTCATCGCGCGCGAGCACCCCGACGAGTGGGCGCGCTACCTCGCGAACGGCGAAGTCCCAGGATTGGAAGAGATTCTCGAGTTGGAGGACGACGAATCATGA
- a CDS encoding YeeE/YedE family protein, whose amino-acid sequence MTNFTPWSAMLGGVLIGLSASMLLLLTGRIAGISGIVGGLLRPMSGEAVWRAWFLAGLIAGGLALSVLHPASLGATPVPIGLAIAGGLFVGFGTRLGHGCTSGHGVCGLSRLSVRSLVATFTFMATGALSTYIVRHIVYGGQP is encoded by the coding sequence ATGACGAACTTCACACCTTGGTCGGCGATGCTCGGGGGAGTCCTGATTGGACTCAGTGCGTCGATGCTTCTTTTGCTGACCGGTCGCATTGCGGGGATCAGCGGCATTGTCGGTGGCCTGCTTCGCCCCATGTCGGGGGAGGCGGTGTGGCGTGCGTGGTTCCTTGCCGGGCTGATTGCCGGCGGACTGGCACTTTCCGTTCTGCACCCTGCCTCCCTCGGCGCGACGCCGGTGCCCATCGGATTGGCCATCGCCGGCGGATTGTTCGTGGGATTCGGGACACGTCTCGGTCATGGATGCACCAGTGGTCACGGAGTGTGCGGTTTGAGCCGGCTTTCGGTGCGCTCGCTGGTGGCGACGTTCACCTTCATGGCGACGGGCGCGCTGTCCACGTACATTGTCCGCCACATCGTGTACGGGGGCCAGCCGTGA
- a CDS encoding YeeE/YedE family protein: MTKRDAVAFASGLLFALGLGVAQMTQPAKVLGFLDIAGAWDPSLAFVMLGAIGVHALFVRYAKTLPRPRFAEAFSWPEATGIDARLVAGAALFGIGWGISGFCPGPALVSLVTLSAKTVAFVLAMLAGMAIHRLFVRSNP, from the coding sequence GTGACCAAACGCGATGCTGTTGCATTCGCATCAGGGCTTCTCTTTGCGCTCGGTCTCGGAGTGGCGCAAATGACCCAGCCGGCCAAGGTCCTCGGCTTTCTGGACATCGCAGGGGCATGGGATCCCAGCCTGGCCTTCGTCATGCTCGGGGCCATCGGCGTGCATGCGCTGTTCGTGCGGTACGCAAAAACGCTTCCACGGCCGCGCTTTGCCGAGGCGTTCTCCTGGCCCGAGGCCACGGGCATCGATGCGCGTCTCGTCGCCGGCGCTGCGCTCTTCGGCATCGGCTGGGGCATCAGCGGTTTTTGCCCGGGCCCGGCGCTGGTCTCGCTGGTCACCTTGTCGGCGAAGACCGTCGCCTTCGTGCTGGCCATGCTCGCTGGCATGGCCATTCATCGGCTTTTCGTGCGCTCTAACCCTTGA
- a CDS encoding tetratricopeptide repeat protein: MRARWASIGLLFFLSSFGCAGLRGRADSAFERGDYEAAARDYAQLVAKDPADQELRGRLAQARERVFLGILSSIAESRRGGNKDRAIEGVGNLLQHARDWNDRGSPAIQQRTREEMTWVENEITTECGVMLDKNAPLLADAHLSARERQVLRHPDFAPIKSTIHDAIMAAGAARCGKLAPATPGTNPYLSDLIGKYCAHFNVQTPRVPVLPFHISQVVLGGEVEGMSLEGRDAFAAALRKGLETSVFWDPRAEVSAVATIQGKNRASFRSQPRTLSRPWVEQVAYQATEEYQEAYTEYYQDTETYFENEPYTDHETYTHTCSDGKSTCTDSRPVTKYRQVSRTRPVTRNRTAYRTKTRPVTKYREENRVFTFEAVERSANYEVDVGATIDLKQGISPFAVHLSTSERKSGLDHDSSFPPAGVEPSRANLPSREAFWTAQLPTIVQRTSSSANVHWAASFCSQGAYSAEEAARCYYVPAAEHPKPAHEALLTAIGPDIDAMGRP, translated from the coding sequence ATGAGAGCTCGTTGGGCTTCGATTGGTCTTCTTTTCTTTCTTTCCAGCTTCGGTTGCGCAGGCCTGCGCGGACGCGCAGATAGCGCATTCGAGCGCGGCGATTACGAGGCGGCCGCGCGCGATTACGCGCAGCTCGTGGCGAAGGATCCCGCCGATCAAGAGCTGCGGGGTCGCCTCGCGCAAGCTCGTGAGCGCGTTTTTCTAGGGATCCTGTCGTCCATTGCCGAGTCGCGTCGCGGCGGCAACAAGGATCGAGCGATCGAAGGGGTGGGCAACCTCCTTCAACACGCGCGCGATTGGAACGACCGGGGGAGCCCGGCCATCCAGCAGCGCACGCGCGAAGAGATGACCTGGGTGGAAAACGAGATCACGACCGAGTGCGGCGTGATGCTCGACAAGAATGCACCGCTTCTCGCGGACGCGCACTTGTCCGCGCGCGAGCGGCAGGTGCTGCGCCATCCGGATTTCGCGCCGATCAAGAGCACGATTCACGATGCCATCATGGCCGCGGGTGCTGCGCGCTGCGGCAAGCTCGCGCCGGCCACCCCCGGGACGAATCCGTATCTGTCCGATTTGATCGGGAAGTACTGCGCGCACTTCAATGTGCAGACGCCGCGGGTTCCCGTTCTGCCTTTCCACATTTCGCAGGTGGTTCTCGGGGGCGAGGTGGAAGGCATGTCCCTCGAGGGGCGCGATGCCTTCGCCGCCGCGCTTCGCAAAGGACTGGAAACGTCGGTTTTCTGGGATCCGCGTGCGGAAGTGTCCGCGGTGGCCACGATCCAGGGCAAGAACCGCGCGTCGTTCCGCTCGCAACCGAGAACGCTTTCGCGTCCCTGGGTCGAGCAGGTGGCTTACCAGGCAACCGAAGAGTACCAAGAGGCGTACACCGAATATTATCAGGACACCGAGACGTACTTCGAGAACGAGCCCTATACCGATCACGAGACGTACACGCATACGTGCTCGGACGGGAAGAGCACATGCACGGACAGCCGCCCGGTGACGAAATATCGCCAGGTGTCGCGCACCCGGCCCGTGACCCGCAACCGCACGGCCTACCGAACCAAGACGCGGCCCGTGACGAAATACCGCGAGGAGAATCGCGTTTTTACCTTCGAAGCGGTCGAGCGTTCGGCCAATTACGAGGTCGACGTGGGCGCAACCATCGATCTCAAACAGGGTATTTCCCCGTTTGCGGTGCACCTGTCCACGTCGGAGCGAAAGAGCGGACTGGATCACGATTCGTCCTTCCCGCCCGCCGGTGTCGAGCCCTCACGCGCGAATTTGCCCAGCCGCGAGGCTTTTTGGACCGCGCAGCTTCCGACCATCGTGCAGCGCACGTCCTCGTCCGCCAATGTCCATTGGGCGGCGTCCTTCTGTTCGCAAGGCGCCTACAGCGCAGAAGAAGCCGCGCGTTGCTATTACGTTCCCGCGGCCGAGCACCCCAAGCCGGCGCACGAAGCGTTGCTCACGGCCATCGGCCCGGACATCGATGCCATGGGTCGCCCATAA
- a CDS encoding HD domain-containing protein: MHDELLDLLLGLDGVRQPLRYHPEEDALYHSLQVFDLARRESDDAVLWAAALFHDVGKAIDGRTHDEVGADLLEGLLAPRAVWLVRHHLDLLREPRRTRRKYRGTRELADLERLRRWDLGGRRIGIRVLSAEEAVDLLVHSAIDDDERNVFTR, encoded by the coding sequence ATGCACGACGAACTTCTAGACCTGCTCCTCGGGCTCGATGGCGTGCGGCAGCCTTTGCGCTATCATCCCGAGGAAGACGCACTTTATCACTCGCTTCAGGTATTCGATCTCGCCCGGCGTGAGTCGGACGATGCCGTTTTATGGGCCGCGGCCCTGTTTCACGACGTGGGAAAAGCCATCGATGGTCGGACGCACGATGAAGTAGGCGCAGACCTGCTCGAAGGGCTGCTCGCGCCGCGGGCCGTGTGGCTCGTGCGTCATCACTTGGACCTTCTGCGCGAGCCGCGGCGTACACGTCGCAAATACCGAGGTACGCGCGAACTCGCGGATCTCGAGCGCCTTCGCCGGTGGGACCTCGGCGGGCGGCGCATTGGTATTCGTGTTTTATCTGCCGAGGAGGCCGTCGACCTTCTCGTGCACTCCGCTATCGACGACGATGAAAGGAACGTTTTTACCCGATGA
- a CDS encoding AAA family ATPase yields MPNSHLSREAVRRAISEACEALVDRETLVELVVLCAVAGEHLLVVGPPGTGKSEAVRRIARRLGGRYFEYLIGRFTEPTELFGPINLRKLKEGIVETETAGMLPEAEIAFLDEVFLGSTAILNTLLSLLNERTFRRGHTLLDCPLRVCVGASNRLPEDEQLAAFADRFLVRVFVEPIGDAGLEELLTAGWSLGAERRDPAPATMADVDELARSARTMDLAPVRPAMAHAVRTLRAAGIEWTDRRIVRVQRLVAAAAALAGRKRPSEADLWPMVFALPTEQAQRLGRDVLRDALGAAENESLASAAAEGSLGLRARGAKILQRAGALLEARPSEHETQAWRLQLEGVAREIDATFGKETMPDDVAGLRARVVEILAE; encoded by the coding sequence GTGCCAAATAGCCATTTGAGCCGGGAAGCCGTTCGGCGCGCCATTTCAGAGGCGTGCGAGGCGCTGGTCGATCGTGAGACGTTGGTGGAGCTTGTCGTGCTTTGCGCGGTCGCCGGTGAGCACCTTTTGGTGGTGGGCCCACCCGGTACCGGAAAAAGCGAAGCGGTTCGCCGAATCGCGCGCAGGCTGGGTGGCCGGTATTTCGAGTACCTGATTGGACGGTTCACCGAGCCGACGGAGCTCTTCGGGCCGATCAACCTGCGCAAATTGAAGGAGGGAATCGTCGAAACCGAGACCGCCGGCATGCTGCCCGAGGCGGAAATCGCCTTTTTGGACGAGGTTTTCCTCGGCTCCACCGCTATTTTGAACACGCTTTTGAGCTTGCTCAACGAGCGCACCTTCCGCCGCGGGCACACCCTTCTCGATTGCCCATTGCGCGTCTGCGTGGGCGCGTCCAATCGTTTGCCGGAGGACGAGCAGCTCGCCGCCTTCGCCGACCGCTTTCTCGTGCGCGTCTTCGTCGAGCCCATTGGCGATGCCGGGCTCGAGGAGCTGCTCACCGCGGGCTGGTCGCTCGGTGCGGAGCGACGCGATCCTGCGCCGGCCACCATGGCGGATGTCGACGAGCTGGCGCGCTCCGCACGGACGATGGACCTAGCGCCGGTACGCCCGGCGATGGCGCATGCCGTGCGCACGCTTCGAGCGGCGGGCATCGAGTGGACCGATCGACGCATCGTGCGCGTGCAGCGACTCGTGGCCGCGGCGGCGGCGTTGGCGGGAAGGAAACGGCCCAGCGAGGCGGATCTCTGGCCCATGGTGTTCGCATTGCCAACGGAGCAAGCGCAGCGCCTCGGGCGCGATGTCTTGCGCGATGCGCTCGGGGCAGCCGAAAACGAGAGCCTCGCTTCGGCGGCGGCGGAAGGCTCGCTCGGGCTGCGGGCGCGCGGCGCGAAGATCCTCCAGCGAGCTGGCGCGCTGCTGGAGGCTCGACCCTCGGAGCATGAAACGCAGGCGTGGCGGCTGCAGCTCGAAGGCGTGGCCCGCGAGATCGACGCCACGTTCGGCAAAGAGACGATGCCCGACGACGTGGCCGGGCTGCGGGCGCGCGTGGTGGAGATCCTCGCGGAATGA
- a CDS encoding protein phosphatase 2C domain-containing protein, with protein sequence MIRPRHLVHRGSVPASGFVLDTRLVPEATARARILSIAASVMEVRRADDRLIVRLRRPVRLDAATAIGAPLVSYGRLHAAMALDPDEVQSLATGSESVVLAAGGECVSLPLAGIALEDIAQWLDVSSFDVRTDAVSLGEIAMSPAAQWVPPSEDVRAPLGVEPMAKAGEALLAALASPPGAAPPPRPWLSMIWRAFAWLMTWRAPASSSSDGTAPPASPSWFERVRGWFEGVAARLLFWTRLAPLVGRRHAQYLERLFDMFAADDLEGALRHAIPLNDSVAGALKTRPLLATPSPRSNLAIVPARGLATATMQLGDNLFDTLRQTYRRAFDALVQRGDIEKAAFVLAELLQSNLEAVSFLERHGRWTLAAEIAEARKLTPALVVRQWFLAGNKERAIRVARRTGTFAEAVSRLESSHAQEAYALRLAWADMLASSGAYAAAVDVVWLIPAARGLAGEWIERAIAVGGITGAKMLVRKLHMDAGAFSEVRDLLASRMAMEGEGAAVATAVGQAVLSEEKREDMAILAKLAARALMPHAHASPALVQQLVERAADPVFSADARPRGPARESAVRLKAFALTHMGTTRMSNEDACIATTLTRIGQPRSGTLLDVDVAHDGVLIGAFDGTGGHASGELASALAASIIADALQRAFAKNLLTVEVASRALTAAVECANRAIFKRATEDRSVRGSGSEATVATVQGSTLLVAQVGATRAYLLREGELLQLTKDHSLLNDYLAKQTLTPEQVAGIPGNVITRALGMKEDVSPDIVRIDLRRDDTVLLCSDGLWQNLEGRVIQSILQGRSPQAAAEELVHAVLSAGAPDNISVVVAQIAGDVLPAKSLSEHRVAGDAGAIPIYDAVALPDGRLLVALGEVGVWLLSREGKVLTRFGEPAHQLVISDHGDRAILVAPRGETWRLARLDILARKVRPWCDARIDHFADTFDGAVWYVSRGDTLFAIDVLCTDWEHLWEVHDPDFSIRSIGRSPQSVSAYFQRRTDLHDEIWTFEAKTHTLRQRAPVNPPSALFRFDAAGPGGACAGWFKVDNGDEWESYVYNRKEWIRIPLSSALPEPSSASHEHAAFAHWGNDGLSIRIYDIMAKEWAAFRLDGDRGAHIFRSRHVRFQEDCTLVFDPWGRILILQSGRITREYRI encoded by the coding sequence ATGATCAGGCCGCGCCACCTCGTGCATCGCGGTTCGGTGCCCGCGTCGGGGTTCGTCCTCGATACGCGGCTCGTCCCCGAGGCCACGGCGCGCGCGCGCATTCTGAGCATCGCCGCCAGCGTGATGGAGGTGCGCCGCGCGGACGATCGACTGATTGTGCGCCTTCGCCGTCCCGTGCGCCTGGACGCGGCGACCGCCATTGGGGCGCCGCTCGTTTCGTACGGGCGCCTTCATGCGGCCATGGCGCTCGATCCCGACGAGGTGCAGTCCCTCGCAACGGGGTCGGAATCCGTCGTCCTGGCCGCGGGCGGTGAATGCGTGTCGTTGCCCTTGGCGGGCATCGCGCTGGAGGACATCGCGCAATGGCTCGATGTTTCGTCCTTCGACGTGCGGACCGATGCCGTGTCCCTCGGTGAGATTGCGATGTCCCCCGCGGCGCAGTGGGTGCCTCCGTCCGAGGACGTGCGCGCGCCGCTCGGCGTGGAACCGATGGCGAAAGCGGGAGAGGCGCTGCTGGCGGCCCTGGCATCCCCGCCGGGTGCTGCCCCGCCGCCCCGTCCGTGGCTCTCGATGATCTGGCGCGCGTTTGCGTGGCTGATGACGTGGCGCGCGCCAGCTTCATCGTCGTCGGACGGGACGGCGCCGCCGGCATCGCCATCGTGGTTCGAGCGCGTTCGCGGCTGGTTCGAAGGTGTGGCGGCGCGTCTCTTGTTCTGGACGCGGCTCGCGCCGCTCGTGGGGCGCCGGCATGCGCAGTATTTGGAGCGGCTGTTCGACATGTTCGCCGCGGACGATCTCGAAGGGGCGCTGCGCCATGCCATTCCCCTGAACGACTCCGTGGCGGGAGCCCTGAAGACACGGCCATTGCTGGCCACGCCGTCACCTCGTTCCAATCTCGCCATCGTGCCTGCGCGTGGCCTGGCGACCGCCACGATGCAACTGGGCGACAATCTGTTCGATACGCTCCGGCAAACGTACCGGCGTGCATTCGATGCCTTGGTTCAGCGCGGGGACATCGAGAAGGCCGCATTCGTTCTCGCGGAGCTTCTTCAATCGAACCTCGAGGCCGTGTCGTTTCTCGAACGGCACGGCCGCTGGACATTGGCGGCGGAAATCGCCGAAGCGCGAAAGCTCACGCCCGCCCTCGTGGTGCGTCAATGGTTCCTCGCCGGCAACAAGGAGCGTGCGATCCGCGTCGCCCGCCGCACGGGGACATTTGCCGAAGCGGTGTCGCGGCTCGAGTCGTCGCACGCCCAAGAGGCCTATGCTTTGCGCCTCGCCTGGGCCGACATGCTGGCGAGCAGCGGGGCGTACGCCGCCGCCGTCGACGTGGTGTGGCTCATTCCGGCTGCGCGGGGGCTTGCGGGCGAATGGATCGAGCGGGCCATTGCCGTCGGCGGAATCACCGGCGCAAAGATGCTCGTTCGCAAGCTGCACATGGACGCGGGGGCGTTCTCCGAAGTGCGCGATCTGCTTGCATCGCGGATGGCGATGGAGGGCGAGGGCGCGGCCGTCGCCACCGCGGTGGGCCAAGCCGTGCTCTCCGAGGAGAAGCGCGAGGACATGGCCATTCTCGCAAAGTTGGCGGCGCGTGCCCTCATGCCCCACGCGCATGCGAGCCCGGCTCTCGTGCAGCAGCTCGTGGAACGCGCGGCCGATCCTGTCTTTTCGGCCGACGCGCGTCCGCGTGGCCCGGCGCGGGAGTCGGCGGTGCGCCTGAAGGCGTTCGCGCTCACGCATATGGGCACCACGCGCATGAGCAATGAGGACGCGTGCATCGCGACGACGCTTACGAGGATAGGGCAACCACGTTCGGGGACGCTGCTCGACGTGGACGTTGCGCATGACGGTGTATTGATCGGTGCATTCGACGGGACCGGTGGTCACGCGTCCGGTGAGCTTGCGAGCGCATTGGCCGCGTCCATCATCGCCGACGCACTGCAACGCGCCTTCGCCAAAAACCTGCTCACCGTCGAGGTGGCGTCTCGCGCACTCACGGCCGCCGTAGAATGCGCAAACCGGGCCATTTTCAAAAGGGCAACCGAGGACCGATCCGTTCGCGGCAGTGGGAGCGAGGCGACCGTCGCGACAGTGCAGGGAAGCACCCTGCTGGTTGCGCAAGTGGGCGCCACGCGCGCCTATCTTCTCCGCGAGGGTGAACTGCTGCAGCTGACGAAGGATCACTCCCTGCTCAACGATTACCTTGCGAAGCAAACGCTGACGCCGGAGCAGGTCGCCGGTATCCCAGGGAATGTCATCACGCGTGCGCTCGGCATGAAAGAGGACGTGAGTCCCGACATCGTTCGCATCGATTTGCGACGCGACGACACGGTGCTGCTTTGCTCCGATGGTCTCTGGCAAAACCTCGAAGGACGAGTGATCCAATCCATTTTGCAGGGTCGGTCCCCGCAGGCAGCCGCCGAGGAACTCGTGCACGCTGTTTTGTCGGCCGGCGCACCCGACAATATTTCCGTCGTGGTCGCCCAGATCGCCGGCGATGTTCTTCCTGCGAAGTCCCTATCGGAACACCGCGTGGCGGGGGACGCAGGTGCCATTCCCATTTACGATGCCGTTGCACTTCCCGACGGCCGGCTCCTCGTGGCCCTTGGTGAAGTCGGCGTATGGCTGCTTTCGCGCGAGGGCAAAGTCCTCACCCGCTTCGGCGAGCCCGCGCACCAACTCGTGATCTCCGACCACGGCGACCGCGCCATCCTCGTTGCCCCCCGCGGAGAGACCTGGCGCCTCGCACGATTGGACATCCTCGCCCGCAAAGTGCGACCTTGGTGCGACGCGCGCATCGACCATTTTGCCGACACCTTCGACGGCGCGGTCTGGTACGTCTCCCGCGGCGACACCCTTTTTGCCATCGATGTACTCTGCACGGATTGGGAGCACCTCTGGGAGGTCCACGACCCGGACTTCTCCATCCGATCCATCGGCCGAAGTCCCCAAAGCGTGAGCGCCTATTTCCAGCGCCGGACGGACCTTCACGACGAAATCTGGACCTTCGAGGCAAAGACCCACACCTTGCGCCAACGCGCGCCGGTGAATCCTCCAAGTGCGCTGTTCCGTTTCGATGCCGCGGGGCCAGGAGGTGCTTGTGCAGGTTGGTTCAAAGTCGACAACGGTGACGAATGGGAGTCCTACGTCTACAACCGCAAGGAATGGATTCGCATTCCATTGAGCTCGGCCTTACCGGAGCCATCGAGCGCGAGCCACGAGCACGCCGCCTTCGCCCACTGGGGCAACGACGGCCTCTCGATTCGCATCTACGACATCATGGCCAAGGAATGGGCCGCATTCCGACTCGACGGCGACCGAGGCGCCCACATCTTCCGATCGCGGCACGTCCGCTTTCAAGAAGACTGCACCCTCGTCTTCGACCCCTGGGGCCGAATCCTCATCCTCCAATCCGGCCGCATCACGCGGGAATACCGTATCTAA
- a CDS encoding crotonase/enoyl-CoA hydratase family protein produces MSDWKTLTYSTANRIARITLNRPSRGNGITPDMPRELALAVERANLDPSVHVIALAGNGKGFCGGYDLVVSAEARMADLEPAGEPMPGSPLDPFTLFENHDPSKTWDPMLDFQMMNRNVRGFMSLFHSDKPVVCKVHGFCVAGGTDMALCSDLLVIEDKAKIGYPPARVWGVPTTAVWAHRIGIEKTKRLLFTGDCLSGTEAVAWGLACEAAPREELDARFEVLLERIARVPVNQLVMMKLLVNQTVMGAGLSTTQVLGTVFDGIARHTREGYAFQRRAAEAGFKEAVRERDEPFGDFGPSTFKG; encoded by the coding sequence ATGAGCGACTGGAAAACCCTAACGTACTCGACCGCCAACCGCATTGCGCGCATCACATTGAATCGCCCATCGCGCGGCAATGGCATTACCCCCGACATGCCGCGCGAATTGGCCCTCGCCGTCGAGCGCGCCAACCTCGACCCGAGCGTGCATGTGATTGCGCTGGCGGGAAACGGCAAAGGCTTCTGCGGCGGATACGACCTGGTGGTGAGCGCCGAAGCACGCATGGCCGATCTCGAACCCGCTGGCGAGCCGATGCCCGGCTCGCCGCTGGATCCATTCACCTTATTCGAGAACCACGATCCCAGCAAAACGTGGGACCCGATGCTCGATTTCCAAATGATGAATCGCAATGTGCGCGGCTTCATGAGCCTCTTTCACAGCGACAAGCCCGTCGTATGCAAAGTACATGGATTCTGCGTGGCCGGCGGAACGGACATGGCACTCTGTTCCGATTTGCTCGTCATCGAAGACAAGGCGAAAATCGGTTATCCGCCGGCACGCGTGTGGGGCGTGCCCACGACCGCGGTGTGGGCACACCGCATTGGCATCGAAAAGACGAAGCGTCTGCTCTTCACCGGCGACTGCTTGTCCGGCACCGAGGCCGTGGCCTGGGGCCTGGCGTGCGAGGCGGCCCCGCGCGAAGAGCTCGATGCGCGCTTCGAGGTGCTGCTCGAGCGCATTGCGCGCGTGCCGGTGAATCAGCTGGTCATGATGAAGCTATTGGTCAACCAAACCGTGATGGGCGCCGGGCTCTCCACGACGCAGGTGCTCGGCACCGTGTTCGATGGGATTGCCCGGCACACCCGCGAGGGCTACGCCTTTCAACGCCGCGCCGCGGAGGCGGGCTTCAAGGAAGCCGTGCGCGAGCGCGATGAGCCATTCGGAGATTTCGGCCCGTCGACATTCAAGGGTTAG